The following are encoded together in the Lathyrus oleraceus cultivar Zhongwan6 chromosome 3, CAAS_Psat_ZW6_1.0, whole genome shotgun sequence genome:
- the LOC127130464 gene encoding uncharacterized protein LOC127130464 — protein sequence MVEQEQESARVRAELDEIKGGMSQMREMLQALTFRFEVPQETVISETTGPVVEVPPQTMLPLTLPPYGLPYDFVPRAEVVHDMGKSVQQVVPLPVYTDARPVIHTVVPPAAYARHIPHYEDQNHMYQTVDSTVAGDEVRFEDFREVKENMQLLEKKFRDLERDHVFGPVAKEMCLVSGLVIQAKFKTPDFDKYKGHTCPKSHLIMYYRKMDAHVEDDKLMIHCFQDSLSGASSKWYLSLDQNRIRCFQDLSDAFIKHCKYNMDMAPNRRQLQSMFQHDKESFKEYAQRWRELASQVEPPLAEKELAELFIDTVQPQFYEKMVGSASLGFSELVAIGARVEYGVRNGKLAAVAGTSNVNPKKFSGGFPRKKEGETNVVTVCQGRAPPRRRPQHYPPQQYVQQPIPY from the coding sequence ATGGTTGAACAAGAACAAGAGAGCGCCCGAGTTAGAGCGGAACTAGACGAAATCAAGGGAGGCATGTCCCAAATGCGAGAGATGCTGCAAGCTTTAACCTTCAGGTTTGAGGTTCCACAAGAGACCGTGATTTCAGAGACCACGGGCCCAGTAGTAGAAGTCCCACCTCAGACGATGTTACCCTTAACCCTTCCTCCATATGGGCTACCTTATGACTTCGTCCCCCGAGCGGAGGTGGTGCACGACATGGGGAAATCTGTCCAACAAGTCGTGCCATTACCGGTTTACACCGACGCACGTCCAGTCATCCATACTGTGGTCCCACCAGCTGCCTATGCTAGGCATATTCCTcattatgaagatcaaaaccACATGTATCAGACTGTCGACTCAACCGTTGCTGGTGACGAAGTAAGGTTTGAGGACTTCAGGGAGGTAAAGGAGAACATGCAGCTCCTTGAGAAGAAATTTCGAGATTTAGAAAGAGACCACGTCTTTGGACCTGTTGCCAAAGAAATGTGCCTTGTATCCGGGTTGGTGATTCAAGCAAAATTCAAAACCCCGGACTTTGACAAATACAAGGGGCATACTTGTCCAAAGagccatctcatcatgtattaTCGAAAAATGGATGCACACGTGGAGGACGACAAGCTGATGATCCATTGCTTTCAAGATAGCTTGAGTGGGGCTTCTTCCAAGTGGTATTTGAGTCTGGATCAGAATAGGATCAGGTGTTTCCAAGACCTGTCAGACGCGTTCATAAAACACTGcaaatataacatggatatggcgcctaACAGAAGACAGTTGCAGAGCATGTTCCAGCATGACAAGGAgtccttcaaagagtacgctcagagatggagggagttggcttcTCAAGTTGAGCCACCTCTAGCTGAGAAGGAATTGGCTGAACTGTTTATTGACACTGTCCAACCCCAATTCTACgagaagatggttggaagtgCTTCCCTGGGATTCTCGGAGCTGGTGGCTATAGGAGCTCGCGTGGAATATGGTGTAAGGAATGGCAAACTGGCGGCTGTAGCTGGAACTTCAAATGTTAATCCAAAGAAGTTCTCTGGAGGGTTTcctagaaagaaggaaggggaaacaaATGTTGTGACTGTTTGTCAAGGAAGAGCTCCTCCAAGAAGGAGACCACAACACTATCCACCTCAGCAGTATGTTCAACAACCAATTCCCTATTAG